In Planctobacterium marinum, the DNA window GGAAGGAAAACCAAGACGTTGCACCCTTCTAATAACAACAAAGCAACGATAAACTGAGAGCGACTTAACCTGTTGCAGACGACTTCTGCACATCATGGTTTTCTTCACTAATAACAAACGGTTAATTTTTAAACGTTTGTTTACTTTTTTGTGAATTTTCTTTTCCCGGCTAACTCAGTATCAATCTTGGTGCTATGATTTTGTAATTGCAATCCAAAGGAATATGCCGAAATGTCACGAAATATAGCGATGATCCTGGCTGGCGGTGCCGGTACCAGACTTTTCCCATTGACTCAAACCCGAACGAAACCAGCAGTGCCCTTTGCTGGCGGTTTACGTCTTATTGATTTTGTACTCAATAATTTCGTTAACTCAGACATTCTGAAACTGTATGTCCTAACCCAGTTTAAGTCGCAATCGCTTAATATTCACTTACGACAGGCCTGGCATATCACCGGCTTAACCGGCAACTTTATCGATGCCATACCGGCGCAAATGCGCATGGGTAAGCGTTGGTACGAAGGCACGGCAGATGCCATTTATCAGAACCTACGCCTGATTGAGATCCACGAACCCGATAACGTCTTTATCTTTGGTAGTGATCACATCTACAAAATCGATATTCGTCAGGTACAGCGTTATCACGAAAAAATGGATGCTTCACTCACGGTGTGCGCCATCCCGGTTCTGGCCTCAGAGGCCGCTGGTCGTTTCGGTGTTATCGAAGTAGACGAAGATTTTCGCATGATTGGCTTTGAAGAAAAGCCAGAAAATCCCAAAACCATTCCGGGTCGCCCCGATTTAGCACTGGTTTCTATGGGCAACTACGTGTTTAAGAAAGACAAGTTATTCGAATACCTGAGTGCAGACGCCGAAGACAAGATGTCATCCCATGATTTCGGCCACGATATTCTGCCCAAAATGGTAGCCGATGGTGAACCAGTATTCGTTTACGATTTCAATCGCAATGAGATTCCGGGTGAAGCTGAAACCGCCAATCACAGTTACTGGCGTGATGTGGGTACTGTGTATTCTTTCTGGGAAGCGCACATGGACTTGTTGGTAGCAGAGCCGGAATTTGATTTGTACAACAATCGCTGGCCACTGCGCAGTTATCATCCGCCAGTACCACCAGCGAATATTATGGCCGATGATGAAGGCAATCACTGCACGGTATTAAATTCCATGATCAGCTCTGGCAGCGAGGTCACTGGCGCCCACATCGAACGCAGTGTTTTAGGCTTTAACGCCAAAATCCATAAAGGCACAAGAATGGTGGAAAGCATCATGCTGGGTAAATGCGAAGTGGGCGAAAACTGTGTACTTAACCGCGTTATTGCAGATAAAAGCGTTAAAATTGCGCCGAACACCCAGATTGGTGTTGATTTGGAACTGGATCGCTCCCGCGGCTTAACAGTTTCAGAAGAAGGTATCGTGGTTATTCCGAAAAATATGGAGATCGGTTTCTAGTGGAAGTTCTGTTCGTCGTATCAGAAGTTGAAGGCTTAGTAAAAACCGGGGGCCTGGCCGATGTAGGTCGGGCTTTGCCTGTGGCCCTGAAGAATTTCGGTCATGATGTTCGGGTTATCTTGCCCTATTACAAAGCTATCGCTGAAAAGTTTGAATCTCATCAAATCTCCGACACACAAGTGTTGTATGCCAACGACAGGCATTATCATTACAACATTCGGCAAATGGACCTGGACGGGCTTTGCGTTTACCTGATTGATTTTCCTCCGTTTTTTGACAGAGACGGGATATATACCGACAGCTATCACGCCTTCCCGGACAATCCTGAGCGCTATGCGTTCTTCTCCATGGCGGCACTACACGCCAGCACTTGCATCGGATTCAAACCGCAAATAGTACATTGTCACGACTGGCACACCGCTCTGGTGCCTTTTTTCATGCGTCGCGATCCCACCGGCTTTTATGCTCAAAGTCGCTCGGTGCTTACGGTACACAATGGTGCTTACCAGTGTCAGCACCCCTTGCATGACATTCCGTTTCTGCATCCCTATGAAGAAATTGCCGCACAAAAAGACAATATGGGCGCGATAAACTTTATGAAAATTGGCGTTATGAATGCCGATAAAATAAATGCAGTAAGTCCTCACTACGGCTATGAGCTAAAAACACCATTGGGCTCTCATCACATGTACCATGAATATATGACCCGCCAGCACGATCTGACGGGCATACTCAATGGATGTGATTACAGCCAATGGGACCCGGCCACCGATCCGGAATTACCGGAGAATTATCACACCGACGATATGTCTGGCAAAGTGAGTTGTAAACAAGCTCTGCAAAGTGCAGTGGGCTTGCCGCAAAACCCCGATATTCCGCTGTTTGGTATGGTATGCCGCTTAACTGAGCAAAAAGGCTTTGGTTATCTTCTGCCTATTCTGGGTCATTTGATGCAACACAACATTCAGCTGCTTATTATTGGTACTGGCGATCCATCAATTTGTGAAGAGCTGCATCATTTTGCCCATCAGGAGCCGGAGAAATTTGTGTTCCGTGAAGAGTTCAGTAATCACATGGCGCACCTGCTGGAAGCGGGCAGCGATTACTTCCTGATGCCTTCACTGTTTGAGCCCTGCGGGTTAAATCAGATGTACAGCCTGGCTTATGGCACCATACCAATCGTGCGTGCTGTAGGCGGACTGAGAGATACGGTTATTGACCTGGAGGAAAGCCCGGATCAGGCTACGGGTTTTGTGTTTCACAGTGCCGATAGTTCTGCCTTGTTGAACTGTTTGCGCCGTGCGGCTTTGTTTTATTACGAATACCCGCAGCAATTCAAAGCCATGCAACACAGAGCTATGCATACCAAATTCACCTGGGAAGACGCAGCGCGTAATTATACAGGGCTTTACGAGGATGCCCTCAGGTCATAAAATCCTGAGCAGATCTGTAATATTTCAAGGAATAAGCTTGTTGCGCTTTGTTACTTTCAGGACACTCATCTTATTACCGACGGCGACATTGCTGTCGGTGCTCAGCTTTAGCTCATTGGCATTACCCGAAACCTGTATTCAAGACCCACAGCGCCGCGATCAGTGTCCGCGCATTATTTACAAAAATGCCACTTTACCGGATCCACAAACAGGTGAAGACAAGACTCAGTTGGTTTGTATCTGCCTGACGGATTTTAAAGACCTTTTACTGGAAGAAAAAGATGAAGTAGCAAAGCAAATAAAACAGATGCGAATTAATTCATGGACCGCACAATTGGGGATCACTGAGGAGCAGCTGAAGGAGCTGGTTAAATACTAAGAATTCCCGCTTATAAAAGTGCTTACCGGCCCCATTGAGGTAGGCGTGACCTGCCCAAGCAATACCGGTACTAACCAAAGCTCGCCTTGTTTTAGTTGATAAACCGCATTCTGTTGATAAATTCGTGCCAGATTGCGAGCCTGTGATTCAGTAGCAAATATCAAAAAACTTGGCTCACTCCAGCTAAATGTAACATCACCCACTAAAAGCAACTTAAACTCAATATGATTGCTTTCTAAGTAACGCTGTAGCTTTTGTGTTTTACGCCGATTAAATGATTGCTCACAAAGCTGGCTTCGGGGGTTGCAGGCAGAAATAATGAATCCAGTTGCAGATATCAAACTCTTCGCTGAAGCAGTGTGAATTTTTATGTCCTGATAAGCCTTCCAAAGCCTGAAAACTTGCGCTTCTGCGTTTTTTTTCATAAGTTTTTAGAGTTGTAGTTTCAATTGTGGCCACTTTATATCAATATGGTGATTGTCTGAACGTCAGTTCGCCAAATACAAGAATGCGCTGAATGGGCTCTGAATCAAAATTTTTGTCAATAAAACGATTGTTTGTCTGGGTAGTGATGGGCGTAGCCACCCTCGCGCTATTTTTAGCCAGCAGCATCTCCTTTTACACCCAAGTTACCACTTACAAAACTGAACTCATTGAACAAGTTGAAATTTTTGGTGAATTAATCGCGCGCAACGCCCAAAGTGGTATCGCCTTCGACGATAACATTACCGAAGAAGAGAACCTGTTGGTACTCTCCGCCGCTGACTTTATCACCAACGTTCATATATACAAGGTCACACCTGATGGCGAACTGTCATTTTTTGCCAGTTATAATAAAAAGGGGCAGGCCCCTATTCAGGCCATGTATGACAGAGTGGAAGAGCTGAAAGCCCCCATTATTAACGAAAGCCAGGTGGAGTTCATCAAGCCCGTTTCTATCGACGAAACCATCATTGGTTACGTATATCTCCGGGCTTCCGCTAAATCACTGCAAGACTTAACCGTTAACAGTATTTTAATTAATCTGTTGGTGCTGTTAGTAACGCTAACCGTATGTTTTGTTATTACGCTGAGGTTACAGCGTACAATCACCGACCCTATCGACGGCCTGGTGAATCTGGTAACTGATATTGCCCATAAAAAAGACTACTCGAAACGCGCAGAGCTGGCTAACGTTAAAGAGCTCAACCTGTTGTCGTCGTCTTTTAACCAGATGCTGGACAGAGTTCAGGACCACATGCAGGCACAAAAAGAAGCCGAAACAGAACACCTGAGATTGGCGCAGAACCTGGAAGAGAAAGTTAATCAGCGAACCCAAGCTCTGAAAGAGGCAAACCAGGAATTAATTCAGACTCTGGAAAAACTGCACCAATTCCAGCGGCAGATGGTGCAAAACGAGAAGATGGCCTCACTGGGTGATATGGTAGCCGGTGTCGCGCACGAGGTTAATACGCCAATAGGGCTGGGCGTGACAGCCTCAACTATGATGCTGGACAGACTAGATGAACTGAAAAAAGCATTTGAAGAAAAGTCCCTCAAAGCCAGCATGCTTTCCAAGTTCATGAATGAAGGCGAAGAGAATCTCAATATTATCTATCGCAACCTGAATAGAGCTGCCGAGCTTATTTCAAGCTTCAAGCAGGTGGCCGTTGACCAATCAAGCGAACAAGACCGCGCCTTCAGCTTTAAACAGCTGATGGATGAAATACTATTATCAATGCGACCCAGGCTTAAGAACCTGACTCATCAGATTAAAATAGACTGCGATCCAGAACTTTGCATTGAAACGAAAGCAGGCCCCATAAATCAAATCATGATCAACCTGATCATGAACTCCATCATTCACGGCTTTGAAGACAAAGAGAACGGCGCGATAGTGATCCATGCGGAGCTTATCGACAGCGACAAGCTCAATATAACCTATACCGATGATGGCCGCGGCATACCAGAACATATGCGTAAACGTATCTTTGATCCCTTCGTAACCACCAAACGCGGTCAGGGCGGTAGCGGCTTGGGCATGCATCTTGTTTTCAATTTAGTCACACAAGCATTAAATGGCTCAATCTCGCTGTCTAGCGAACCAGGCCACGGTGTTGAGTTTAACATTGTATTCCCGGTTAAACGGGTTGAACCGGAAAAGTTGCTACAGAGCTCCTGATGAATTTAAAGGTATTTAAGCGTTTAACCAGTATTCTGGTCATGTCCCTGGTGACGTGGCAGGCTGGTTATGCGCAGTCCTTTAAACCCGAAGAGCTCAGAGCGTCCTTTCTCTATCACATCGCCCATTACACTAGTTATCCCGATGAAAGTTTTAATGACAACACGTTTAATTTTTGTTTTATGGAAGATGCCAATCAGTCGCATACCAGAGTATTCAATAAGCTGCCCAAAAAACGCCTAAAAGACAAAGACATCAAACTGGTGAGCCTTGAGACACCAGAACAATTAAATGGCGATCAATGTCAGGTGATCTTCATTGGCAAGCAGGCAGAAAGCCAGGAGCTATTCGCCAAACTGGAAAAATTGAATAAAACCATTGTTTCTGTTGGAGAAACACGAGATTTTATTGAAAATGGCGGAATGATCACCATAGTACCTTTACAGTCGAAAATGCGTATTTTCTTCAGTCAGGAGCAATATGAGAACACCTCACTTAAATTCAGCTCCCTATTGTTGAAACGTGCCAATTTCCGATAAACTATCTCAAGGTAATAAAATAAAAATAAATGACAACAATCTCAGGTGAGATCATGCAAACTCCAAATATATTGATAGTAGAAGACGAAGTCGTAACAAGAACTACGCTGAAAAGTTTATTCGAAGCAGAAGGCTACGGTGTATTCGAAGCGGAAAATGGCGAAGAAATGCATGATCACTTCGAAAATAACACCATCGACCTGGTGATCATGGATATTAATTTACCAGGTAAAAACGGTCTGATTCTGGCTCGTGAAGTACGCGACAAGAAAAACGTCGGCCTGATATTTTTAACCGGTAGAGATAACGACGTGGATCGCATCCTGGGCTTAGAAATAGGCGCGGATGATTATCTCACCAAGCCATTTAATCCACGCGAACTAACTATCAGAGCCAGAAACCTGTTGGCCCGAACCAGTAACGCCAACGAAGATGAGGATCTGCCCAGCAAGGTTAACTTCAACGGTTGGGTATTAGATGGCGACAGCCGCAGCTTAATCTCCCCATCTGGTAATGAATTCAGATTACCGCGTAGTGAATTCCGTGCCCTGCATCTGTTTTTGAGCAACCCAGGGAAAATCCTCACCCGAGAGCAGCTTATTCTGGAAATGACGGGCCGCGAATTGCGCACCAATGACAGAACCGTCGACGTTACTATTCGTCGTATACGCAAGCACTTTGAAAGTGAGCAAGACGCCGAGGATTTGATTGTCACCATTCACGGAGAAGGGTATCGCTTCTGCGGTTCTGTAGACGCTTAAATCCCTCCGATTTTTACTAAAAAAGCCACCGCTGAGGTGGCTTTTTGCTTTCTGAGACAAGCAGTGACGCTAAGGTTTTAGCAGTGAGGCGAAGTTGCCACCCAGCTCCCTTTGTGCGCAATTACATTGGCTTTCAGAAAAAACAACGTTGAGTGAAATCAGGGATGATACCCATACCAATAAGTAGCCCTCAGCATGCAACTCAGTGGAAATTGAAATGCTTTTAGACAAGGCAGATGTTTAAAGGTCTGGTGGCCCCAAATCAAGAACATCTAACGCGGTATAAAAGCATTTCAAATCCATCGCAGGCGACACCCCAGAGGCTTATTTCTTTGTCGCCAACATGGATGTTGGTGAGGAGCGAGAGCAGGATGCGTTGAGCTTTGCGCGATATTCACAAGAGCACCAGTATTATTTCAATCACGCGCCTCGAACTAAGCTCGCTGGGATGTCGCTGAGCGCATACTGAGAGTTATTTATTGGTATCATCAATGCCAGCACATGGACGTGCTGTCATTAATGGTCTACGTTGTTCTGAAAGACAAGGGAATGCTTTTGCGCGCCAAGGGCTGCGGGGGTTTCTTAAGGGGGCTCAGCCGCTCCCCTTAAGGCGCTGCCGGCGCCCCGGCATAAATTTACAAAAAGCGAAAAATTAGTTAAGACTTAGTAACGCTAATGAATTAATAAACTTAAATGCTAAATTTATAAAACCTACTCTCCGGCAACGGACATAGATTCCAACAATAAACTACCAGTAAAGATACTGCCGCGTTTTTCTACGTCATTACCTACAGCGACAATATTCTGATAGATGTCTTTCAGGTTACCGGCGATGGTTAGTTCGTGCACTGGATATTGAATAACGCCATTTTCCACCCAATAGCCTGCAGCTCCACGGGAATAATCACCCGTCACAATATTAACGCCTTGACCCATTAGCTCAGTTATGAATAAACCTGTGCCCATTTCTTTCAGCAGGTCTGCCTGGCTGTGACCAGTATCTTTCACTAACCAGTTGTGAATTCCACCGGCGTGACCGTTGGTTTTGGTACCCAGTTTACGAGCCGAATAGCTGGTTAACAGGTAATGATTGAGGACGCCATTAGTGACAATGTCCATGTCGTATGTGGCGACCCCTTCATTATCAAATACGCTGCTGGCCAGTGCCCGTTTAATGTGTGGTCTCTCCTGGATATCAAACCACTCAGGAAACACCTGCTCACCTTTGCTGTCCAACAAAAAGCTGGATTTGCGATACAAACTGCCACCACTGATAGCACTGACAAAGTGCCCGATGAAGCCCGGCGCCAGTTCTTTGTCGATGATCACAGGCACATTACAGGTATTGACTTTATTTGCACCTAAGCGGCTGACGGTATTTTTCGCCGCTTCGCGTCCCACATCTTGCGCGGCTTGCAATTTATCGGCTTCACGGGAGACGGTATAAGCATAGTCCCGTTGCATGTCATCCCCTTCCCCAGCAATCAATACACAGCTCAGACTGTAACGAGAACTTGGATAACCAACATTCACCCCATGAGTATTGCCATAAACCTTCAGGCCAATATTGGCGTTGTAGCTGGCACCGTCTGAGTTGCTGATTTTATCATCACTGTCCAGACCCGCTGATTCAGCTTCAAGCGCCAGTTGTAATCCGGCGTCAGTATCGAGATCTATCGGGTGATACAGCTCAAGGTCGATGTTTTTTTCCACCATTAGCTCTTTTTCAGCCAGACCAGAACAAGGATCTTCACCAGTGTAACGCGCTATAGAGATGGCTTTTTCAACGGTGAGTGCCAGTGCTTTTTTACTTAAGTCTGCAGTTGATGCACTGCCCTTACAGCCGTCGACATAGACGGATATTCCCAAACCACCGTCGTTGGTAAATTCGACGGTTTCCACCTCTTTTAAGCGGGTAGCAACGGCAATACCTTGTACTTTACTGATACTGGCTTCGGCGTTATCTGCGCCCCCAGCTTTGGCCATTTTTAAAACATCCGCCACGACTTCTTGTATTTCGGCGAGTTGTTGCTCAGCGTGCATTACTGTTTCGATCCTTTCAATTGTGCTAATCCACAAGTATTCATTGGTATTAGCACGGGCAATGGTTACAATCATGCCAAGTGTAACACCAAAGTGAAGGTTATGGGCGAAGATCTGTTTTCAGATTCTGACTCGGAATTTGACGATTATAAAAGTAAAACCCAGCTCAAAAAAGAGATGTTGGCGCTGGTTAAATTGGGTGAACAGGTAGTGGAACTGGGCGTTGCTGCGCTGAAGAAAATCCCCCTGGATACGGAAGTCGCTGAGGCAATAGATATTGCTCGCAACATGAATCGTAAAAAGCCCTCTTACCGACGACAATTGCAATTTATTGGCAAATTGCTACGCAATCGGGACGAGGAAGACGTCGCTGCGATTACCCAGGCATTGGAAAATTTACAAGGGCAACAATATCAATTGAAAGCTCATTTCCACAAACTTGAAACATTGCGCGATAAACTTGTTGACCAAGGCGACGATGCACTGCAAAGTTTGTTGCAGGATTATCCACAATTAGACCGACAACGTTTAAGGCAGTGGATCCGACAGGCTAAAAAAGAGCGGGAACAAAACAAGCCCCCTAAAGCCTACAGAGAAATATTCCAATACTTAAAACAAGAAATACAAGAGTAATAAAATGCGCGCTAACATTTTTGCTGTCTTCCTGATTTTCCTTATCAGTGGTTGTGGTGGGGGTTCATCGGGTGCCAATGGACCCGATCCATTTAACCCCACACCCGATCCCGTCATCGATTTGTCCATTGCTATCTTAGACAGCAACTGTGAAGCAGTCAGCGACAATACCTTCACCACAGATGAAGACATTTGTGTGCAAGCAACGCTCACCAGTGACGGAAGTGCCTACTCAGGCCAGGCTGTAGGTTTTTCGCTAGACTCTACCATTGCCAATTTGAGTACCACCAGTACCTTAACCGGTGCTGATGGTATTGCGCAGATTATTATTTCCAGCAACGGAGTGGACACTGGAGCTGCCACGGTAACAGCTACCTACGAAAGTAATACCGCCTCAGAGAGTTTTGAGTTTGTTGCAGGATCCTCTGGCGCGGTCATAGCACTTGAGGTTTCGGTATTGGATGGCAGCTGCGCTGCTGTAGACATTCCCACGTTTAGCACCTCAGAGAATATCTGTGTTAGAGCACTTTTAACCAGCGATGACAACCCGGTATCCGGGGAAATCATCCGCTTCTCGCAAGGCGCCGCGATTGGCACATTAAACAGTACAACAGCCCTGACAAATGCTAACGGAATTGCTGAAACCACAATTAGTAATTCAACCCTGGCCACAGGTGCAACAACCGTTGTTGCGACATTCGATACCATCAGTAGCTCAGCAAACTATGAATATGTGGCGGACGCTCAAAGTTCAATTCAGATTTCGATTACTGTACTAGAACAAGATTGTATAACTGAATCTCAAAGCTTTGGCACCAATGAAGAGATATGTGTGCGCGCGTCTCTAACCCGTGGAGAAGAGGGTGTCAGCAATGAAATTGTGAACTTTTCACTGTCATCAGACCTGGGGACTTTAGACAGAATCACTGCCCTTACCGATGCCCAAGGTAACGCCGAGGTTTTTATCACTAACAGCGATGCCACCATTGGTGCCGCTGCAGTCACTGCTAGCTACGATTCACTTAGCAGCTCGCAAAACTACGAATACGTTACCGTGAATACCACTGTTACGGCATCTCCTACCGTAACAGTGGCTCTGTTGCGTGATGGCGCACCGGTCAGTGCGTTTCAAGCTGGCGATTCAATTAAAGTCCAGGCGACGGTGCAAGATTCCGACGGTAACGCCGTGGTTGGCGGCATTGTCACCTTCTCAATCCAGGGCACAGGCCCGATACTCACCCCCACTTCAGAACTCACTGGCATGGGCGGCGTCGCCGAGGTGGACATTAGCGCCACCGAAAACGATTTGGGCGCTTATTCTTTGCAAGTAGAAACCACGGTTAACGATATACAAATCAGTGCAGCGAGCAATTTCGCTGTTCGTTCTGCCGGTGCAACGGTAGAGGGCGAAATTCGCTTTGGTCATATTGATGGAGATGGTAATTTTGTTGAAGGTATCATCGGCTCATCCATCGCTGATGAGAATGGCGATGTGACGATCAGTGCGGGTGCTACTACCGGTTTTGACGTTGCTTTGGTGGACGAAAATGATGCCCGCATTACTACGCCGACTCCGATTACCTTTACTTCCACCTGTGTGGCTAATGGTCAGGCCACTATTGATGAAACCGTTACCACCATCAACGGTGTGGCTTCTGCTACCTTTGAAGATTTAAGCTGTGCCGGTGCCACTGGCAACTCGGATCAAATTGTTGCCTCCGTAGTGATAAACAACGAAACCCTTACTATTACACGAGACCTGACCATAGAAGCAGAAGGGATTGGTTCAATTTCATTTGTATCAGCTACACCTGATGCCATTGTACTCTCTGGTACAGGGGGGCAAAACTCCAGCTCGGTATCAACCTTGGTGTTTCAGGTCAATGGTGATTTAGGTAACCCACTGGCACAGCAAGAAGTGTCATTTTCATTGAATACGCAAGCTGGCGGGCTGACACTGGACCCGGAGTCCGGACTTACCAATAGTGCCGGACAGGTGAGTACACGAGTGACCGCGGGTACGGTACCAACGCCAGTACGGGTAACGGCAGCGGTAACCACATCAGATAATAATGTAATCCGTACTCAATCAGATTTGTTAACGGTAAATACTGGCCTGCCTGATCAGAACAGTTTTACCTTAAGTGCAGACACGCTCAACCCGGAAGCCTTCGACATCAGTGGGCAAACGGTGACCATTACAGCTCGTCTGGCTGATATCTACAATAACCCGGTGCCCAACGGTACTACCGTGAACTTCACTACGGAATACGGCAGTATCGAAGGCAGTTGTGAAACAGGTGAAGATGCCGATGGTGTTATTGACCCGACACTGGCGGCTACAGGTACCTGCTCCGTTACCTGGACCAGCCAAAATCCACGCGATGATGACGATCACAGAAGTACTATTCTCGCTACGGCAATTGGCCATGAAACACTGTTTGATGCCAATGGTAACAATGCTTACGACGACACTGACGGCAGCGCCATAACCGATGGCACTGATTCCGGTTTTGGCGTTAGCCCATATGGACAGACTGGCTTTGTAGATTACTCCGAAGCCTGGGTAGACTACAATGAAGATGGCAACAGAGATAACGCAGAGCCCTTTGTTGATTTTAACGGCGATGAAACCTTTAACGGGCCAGACGGATTTTTCAACGGTCCACAGTGCAACTCTGACACCGGCTGC includes these proteins:
- the glgC gene encoding glucose-1-phosphate adenylyltransferase; translation: MSRNIAMILAGGAGTRLFPLTQTRTKPAVPFAGGLRLIDFVLNNFVNSDILKLYVLTQFKSQSLNIHLRQAWHITGLTGNFIDAIPAQMRMGKRWYEGTADAIYQNLRLIEIHEPDNVFIFGSDHIYKIDIRQVQRYHEKMDASLTVCAIPVLASEAAGRFGVIEVDEDFRMIGFEEKPENPKTIPGRPDLALVSMGNYVFKKDKLFEYLSADAEDKMSSHDFGHDILPKMVADGEPVFVYDFNRNEIPGEAETANHSYWRDVGTVYSFWEAHMDLLVAEPEFDLYNNRWPLRSYHPPVPPANIMADDEGNHCTVLNSMISSGSEVTGAHIERSVLGFNAKIHKGTRMVESIMLGKCEVGENCVLNRVIADKSVKIAPNTQIGVDLELDRSRGLTVSEEGIVVIPKNMEIGF
- the glgA gene encoding glycogen synthase GlgA, whose product is MEVLFVVSEVEGLVKTGGLADVGRALPVALKNFGHDVRVILPYYKAIAEKFESHQISDTQVLYANDRHYHYNIRQMDLDGLCVYLIDFPPFFDRDGIYTDSYHAFPDNPERYAFFSMAALHASTCIGFKPQIVHCHDWHTALVPFFMRRDPTGFYAQSRSVLTVHNGAYQCQHPLHDIPFLHPYEEIAAQKDNMGAINFMKIGVMNADKINAVSPHYGYELKTPLGSHHMYHEYMTRQHDLTGILNGCDYSQWDPATDPELPENYHTDDMSGKVSCKQALQSAVGLPQNPDIPLFGMVCRLTEQKGFGYLLPILGHLMQHNIQLLIIGTGDPSICEELHHFAHQEPEKFVFREEFSNHMAHLLEAGSDYFLMPSLFEPCGLNQMYSLAYGTIPIVRAVGGLRDTVIDLEESPDQATGFVFHSADSSALLNCLRRAALFYYEYPQQFKAMQHRAMHTKFTWEDAARNYTGLYEDALRS
- a CDS encoding DUF3293 domain-containing protein; its protein translation is MKKNAEAQVFRLWKAYQDIKIHTASAKSLISATGFIISACNPRSQLCEQSFNRRKTQKLQRYLESNHIEFKLLLVGDVTFSWSEPSFLIFATESQARNLARIYQQNAVYQLKQGELWLVPVLLGQVTPTSMGPVSTFISGNS
- a CDS encoding sensor histidine kinase encodes the protein MGSESKFLSIKRLFVWVVMGVATLALFLASSISFYTQVTTYKTELIEQVEIFGELIARNAQSGIAFDDNITEEENLLVLSAADFITNVHIYKVTPDGELSFFASYNKKGQAPIQAMYDRVEELKAPIINESQVEFIKPVSIDETIIGYVYLRASAKSLQDLTVNSILINLLVLLVTLTVCFVITLRLQRTITDPIDGLVNLVTDIAHKKDYSKRAELANVKELNLLSSSFNQMLDRVQDHMQAQKEAETEHLRLAQNLEEKVNQRTQALKEANQELIQTLEKLHQFQRQMVQNEKMASLGDMVAGVAHEVNTPIGLGVTASTMMLDRLDELKKAFEEKSLKASMLSKFMNEGEENLNIIYRNLNRAAELISSFKQVAVDQSSEQDRAFSFKQLMDEILLSMRPRLKNLTHQIKIDCDPELCIETKAGPINQIMINLIMNSIIHGFEDKENGAIVIHAELIDSDKLNITYTDDGRGIPEHMRKRIFDPFVTTKRGQGGSGLGMHLVFNLVTQALNGSISLSSEPGHGVEFNIVFPVKRVEPEKLLQSS
- a CDS encoding YfiR family protein produces the protein MNLKVFKRLTSILVMSLVTWQAGYAQSFKPEELRASFLYHIAHYTSYPDESFNDNTFNFCFMEDANQSHTRVFNKLPKKRLKDKDIKLVSLETPEQLNGDQCQVIFIGKQAESQELFAKLEKLNKTIVSVGETRDFIENGGMITIVPLQSKMRIFFSQEQYENTSLKFSSLLLKRANFR
- the arcA gene encoding two-component system response regulator ArcA → MQTPNILIVEDEVVTRTTLKSLFEAEGYGVFEAENGEEMHDHFENNTIDLVIMDINLPGKNGLILAREVRDKKNVGLIFLTGRDNDVDRILGLEIGADDYLTKPFNPRELTIRARNLLARTSNANEDEDLPSKVNFNGWVLDGDSRSLISPSGNEFRLPRSEFRALHLFLSNPGKILTREQLILEMTGRELRTNDRTVDVTIRRIRKHFESEQDAEDLIVTIHGEGYRFCGSVDA
- the pmbA gene encoding metalloprotease PmbA; translation: MHAEQQLAEIQEVVADVLKMAKAGGADNAEASISKVQGIAVATRLKEVETVEFTNDGGLGISVYVDGCKGSASTADLSKKALALTVEKAISIARYTGEDPCSGLAEKELMVEKNIDLELYHPIDLDTDAGLQLALEAESAGLDSDDKISNSDGASYNANIGLKVYGNTHGVNVGYPSSRYSLSCVLIAGEGDDMQRDYAYTVSREADKLQAAQDVGREAAKNTVSRLGANKVNTCNVPVIIDKELAPGFIGHFVSAISGGSLYRKSSFLLDSKGEQVFPEWFDIQERPHIKRALASSVFDNEGVATYDMDIVTNGVLNHYLLTSYSARKLGTKTNGHAGGIHNWLVKDTGHSQADLLKEMGTGLFITELMGQGVNIVTGDYSRGAAGYWVENGVIQYPVHELTIAGNLKDIYQNIVAVGNDVEKRGSIFTGSLLLESMSVAGE
- the yjgA gene encoding ribosome biogenesis factor YjgA, with protein sequence MGEDLFSDSDSEFDDYKSKTQLKKEMLALVKLGEQVVELGVAALKKIPLDTEVAEAIDIARNMNRKKPSYRRQLQFIGKLLRNRDEEDVAAITQALENLQGQQYQLKAHFHKLETLRDKLVDQGDDALQSLLQDYPQLDRQRLRQWIRQAKKEREQNKPPKAYREIFQYLKQEIQE